In the genome of Deltaproteobacteria bacterium, the window GGGTAAATTTTTTTCTAAATTTTCTATTTCATGTCTAAAAACTTCATCTTTTTGTATTGAATCTTCTATTTTTTTAACAGCGTGGATAATTGTTGCATGACTATTTATGTTAAATTTTGATTTAATTTCCGATAGAGAGTGGTTAGTTAGTTTTCTTATTAGATATATGGCAATTTTTCGCGGCTTAATAATTTCTTTATTTCTTTTACGGGACAACATATTATCTAATGTAATATGGTAGTTGTCGGCGATAGCTTGTTGAATATTCTCCATGCTTAATTTTTCTTTTTTATAAGCAATCTCTTCGCTAAGAACATTTTTTGCGAATTCAAGGTCTATAGGGTGCTTTATAATTGAGGAGTAGGCACCGATTTTTATAAGTACACCTTCTATTTCTCTCACATTTGTATCTATATATTTTGCTAAAAGGTTTATTACATCATCACTTATTTCTATATTATTAAATTGTGCTTTTCTTTTAATAATAGCTATTCGTGTTTCAAGCTCTGGTGGCTGGATATCCACAATAAGCCCCCAGTTAAATCGTGATTTTAATCTATCTTCTATATCAGGAATAAGAGCGGGGGGATTATCTGAGGTAATCACAATTTGTCTTTGTCCTTCGTATAGTGTATTAAATGTGTGAAAAAACTCTTCT includes:
- the dnaA gene encoding chromosomal replication initiator protein DnaA; its protein translation is MWDKLCDELYKQYGKECDVWISQITEKKIDGEDFVFSVPNLFVQKWIENHYLDMMEKILEKIKGKKVKIKIKNSEYTRKQNKKKDNISRKYTFDNFVVGPNNQLAYAASYAVAEHPGEAYNPLFIYGGVGLGKTHLLHAIYNHTYNINDNLNIIYISSEEFTNELITSIQNKTMLEFRNKYRNIDLLLIDDIQFISGKERTAEEFFHTFNTLYEGQRQIVITSDNPPALIPDIEDRLKSRFNWGLIVDIQPPELETRIAIIKRKAQFNNIEISDDVINLLAKYIDTNVREIEGVLIKIGAYSSIIKHPIDLEFAKNVLSEEIAYKKEKLSMENIQQAIADNYHITLDNMLSRKRNKEIIKPRKIAIYLIRKLTNHSLSEIKSKFNINSHATIIHAVKKIEDSIQKDEVFRHEIENLEKNLPVMSKNKHL